A single genomic interval of Streptomyces sp. 1222.5 harbors:
- a CDS encoding nitroreductase family deazaflavin-dependent oxidoreductase yields the protein MARAAGVRLVQKVSSTRLFAKVAPHVIPALDRGVHRLTRGRVLLSAQLLPGVILTSTGARSGLPRRTPLACMPQEDGRGWLLVGSNFGRPGHPAWTHNLLAHPDASISVEGRDVPVTARLLTGEERAAAWRALLVFWPPYATYQARVTREIRLFRLTAAP from the coding sequence ATGGCCCGCGCCGCCGGTGTCCGGCTCGTGCAGAAGGTGTCGTCCACCCGGCTGTTCGCCAAGGTCGCCCCTCATGTGATCCCGGCCCTGGACCGCGGGGTGCACCGGCTCACCCGGGGGCGGGTGCTGCTCAGCGCCCAGCTGCTGCCCGGCGTGATCCTGACCTCCACCGGCGCCCGCAGCGGGCTGCCCCGCCGGACCCCGCTCGCGTGCATGCCGCAGGAGGACGGACGCGGCTGGCTCCTCGTGGGCTCCAACTTCGGCCGGCCCGGCCACCCCGCCTGGACCCACAACCTCCTCGCCCACCCGGACGCCTCGATCAGCGTCGAGGGCCGGGACGTCCCGGTCACCGCCCGGCTGCTCACGGGGGAGGAGCGCGCGGCGGCCTGGCGGGCCCTGCTGGTGTTCTGGCCGCCGTACGCCACCTACCAGGCCCGGGTGACCAGGGAGATCCGGCTCTTCCGGCTCACCGCGGCACCC